A stretch of DNA from Microbacterium saperdae:
ACCCCGTTCGCCGAGGAAGCCGGCGACTACAGCGAGTCGAGCGGGGCGGATGCCGCCCGCCGCATCCTGGCCGCAGGACGGCCGGATGCGATCTTCGTCGCGAGCGACCTGATGGCTCGCGGCGCATTGACCGTGCTCCGTGCGGCGGGAGTGCGTGTCCCGGAAGACATCGCCCTGGTCGGATTCGACGACTCCTCTGTCGCCACCGCGACCGACCCGCAGCTCACCACGATGCGCCAGCCCATGTATGCGCAGGGTGAGGCCATGGCGACCGTGCTCCTGTCGCGCCTGGCCGGCGGCGAACCGCCGCACACGACGATCCTGCCGACCGAGCTGGTGGTGCGCGCCACCGCGTGACGCCGTCTCGGCGTGCCTGTGCGCGACGTGACACGGGGGCGGTCCTGTCGCCCCTCCGGACAGGACCGCCCCCGTGCGTCTGTGGCCGGGGCACCGCCGACGTATCGAAGCGGTGGCCTTCCGGACCGACGGGAACGTCGTCATGCCCCCCGGCATGACGTAGATTCTTAGGCTGAAGAAACGTTCAGTCATTAATCTATAGGGCAGGCGATCAAACCGGTAGTCGGCCGGCGCCTGGACGAGGAGGTGATCGTGGCACGCTCCGAAGAGCAGAACCGCCTTGCCCGTGAGCGGGCGCGCGAGCTGATCCTGGAATCCGCGATCGAGCTGTTCGCCGAGCGCGGCGTCTCCGGGGCCAGCATCGCCGAGATCACCCAGCGCGCCGGCGTCGCCCAGGGCCTCGTCAACTATCACTTCGGCGGCAAGGAACAGCTGATCGTCGCCGTGATCGACGGGTGGTTCGATGCGCTGTTCGGACTGCCGTCCGTCGACGGAACGGCCGATGAACGCCTGGCAGGACTGATCGACACCGTCATCATGGCCACCGGGTACGCCCTGCCGCTCCAGCGCGCGGTGCTGGCGATGCAGCTGCAGCCGTCGACGCACCGACTTTTCGCCGAGGCCGAGGAGCGCTACGGCGACCGTGCGCTGGTCGCCGAGGAGTCCGTGCGCGACATGTTCCGCGAGCGGGGTGCGGCTGATCCCGAGGTCGAGGAGATCATGCTCCGCAGCACGCTCGAGGGCATCCTCGTGAAGTTCGCGGTCTATGGCGACACGTTCCCGCTCGAGGAAGCCCGTCGCTGGATGTACCGGATCTACGCGCTCCCCGCACCGGCCGGGCCTCTTCCGCTCGAGGCGCCTCCGCGCGCGGGAGCGATCCGGCTGCGGGCGATGGGTGCGGTGCGCGAACCGCTGGTCTGAGGGGCGCGGGCGACGCGCCTCTGCCACCCCGGGCGGACACGAAGTTCGGCCTTGTGCGACTTCTGTGGCCTCCTGGGCGGCGGATGGCCGAAGAAGCTGCATTCTTCCGAGATCTCTGCGCGGGGGTGATGACGGATGCCGCAGACGGAGAGATCCCGGATGCCTCGGGTGAGGCATCCGGGATCTCCGGGTACTGCGGGGTGCCGATCAGGCGGGGTCGCCGCCGAGCGGGCCGACCGCCGTGAGCGGCTTCGGGTCGTCGGCGCCGGTCTTGCGTGCGCGGGCGATCAGGTTGCCCAGGTGGTAGATGAGCAGCGCCGCGACGGTGCCCA
This window harbors:
- a CDS encoding TetR/AcrR family transcriptional regulator — translated: MARSEEQNRLARERARELILESAIELFAERGVSGASIAEITQRAGVAQGLVNYHFGGKEQLIVAVIDGWFDALFGLPSVDGTADERLAGLIDTVIMATGYALPLQRAVLAMQLQPSTHRLFAEAEERYGDRALVAEESVRDMFRERGAADPEVEEIMLRSTLEGILVKFAVYGDTFPLEEARRWMYRIYALPAPAGPLPLEAPPRAGAIRLRAMGAVREPLV